The Opitutaceae bacterium nucleotide sequence TTTGTATCCAGGGGTGCTAAGGGGGACGAGAGGCTGGACGCCGTCGTCGGACTTTTCGCCGATGAGCTGGACGACGAGAGAGGAGCGGTCACCGATCCCCCACTGCATCCGGGCTTCGCCGTGGAGGGACTCCTTGAAGTCGGGTCGGGTGTCGAGGGCGGTATTGGTGAGGCGGCCGTCATCCTGCGACCAGGAAAGGAAACCCAAAGCGGTGCCGCCGGCGAAGGCTCCGTGACCTTCCGCCCGGATGGCCTGGGCGTTTCGCTCGCCGACTTCGACGGTGAGGAGGCCGCCGGGGCCAACGGCGTCGGCATTCTGCGGCCCGATGTCGATGCGTCCGCCGGGTTGGGTGGACTGGATGGACTCGAAAGAACCGGCTTGGGAGCGGGCGATACGGATGCCGGCCGGCTGGGCGGAGAAGACGGCGTAGGCGGCGGCAATGGGGAACTCACCGTAGCGCAGGTCGATGACCGGAGAACTCATGATCGGCGTGCTGGTGACACCTCGTGCGGCCACCGGATCGGTGAAGCCGCGGACGCCGTTGTCGTGCTGAAGCAATCCGGGGATTTCAGAAAGCAGTTCCCGGGTGGCACCGATGGAAGCACCGCCGTTGGCGATCTCGGAGGATCGGCCAGCGGGTCCGTCGAGTCCCTCGAGCCGTCTGGATTCGATCGCATACGGCTCCATCTGGACCGGTGGATCCTCTTTGACTTGGGCCAGGAGGGTGGTGGCGACGAGGAGGAAAGGAACGAAGCGCTGAGGCGGGAGAATGGAAAAGGGAGAGTTAATGGGACCGCAAATCTACGCGTACCGAGCGGAGCGACAAGTTCACAAGAGCGCATCAGCCCGAATCCGGAAGAAAGGAATTGGGATAGGGAACTGCCAAGAAACGAAGAATCGTAAGGTCGGAAGAGAGGAATCCGGGTGGATGCAGGCCACAACAAGGCACCAAGAATCACAAAAGGGAGAGGGGGCAGGAGGCTGTCAGAAAAACTACAGAGAACCGACGAATCACAACGGCGGAATGTCCCGCTCTGCCCTCCGCCCTCTGACCTCTTTTTCACCGTCCTCTAGTGGTCAGACACGCATGATCTGACGGGTTGGGCAGGAGAGGCTTACGCCTCGATTCTTGTCCAGACCGGCTCTGGATCGAGGCGTAAAGCCTCTCCTACATACTCTCGTGGATACCAGGTACCCATCAGTTGATCAGCGTCAGTCCTCTAGACCGTCTTGATCAGGACCTTCGGGTTGCGCTTCATCTTGTCGAAAGTGATCTGGCGCGATGCGGGAAGCACATCCCGATCGGCTTCGCGGAATCCGCAGATCAGGCTGAAGAAGGTGAAGCTCTGGGTGGAGAGCGCGATGACATTGCGGGCGCCCTTGGCCTTGGCTTCCCGGATGGCGTAATCGACCATTTTGCGACCGGCCCCCCGCCCATGGTAGAACGGGGCCACGAAGAGGGATCCGATTTCCGCGGTATCCGGTTGTTCGGGATAATAGGTCAGGGAAACGCAGGCGAAGAGATTGCCGTCGATTTCCAGCAGGTAGAAATTGTCGATATTCTTCTCAATCGTCTGCTGAGTACGGTAGGCCAGTTCCTCGCGCAGGACGGCACCCTTGGTCAGATTGTGGATGGCCCGCACGTCGCGCCGGGTCGCCCGACGGATCTGCCGGTAGTCATTGGCATAGATGAGCGTGCCAACGCCTTCATTGGAGAAGAGCTCGTTGAGGAGGCTGTCATGGACCCGCCCGTCGATGACGTGGACCCGGGGGATGCCGGCGCTGACGGCCTTGACCGCGTACTCGATCTTGCTCCGCTGCTTCGGGTTGAGCTTTTCTGGATGTTTGGCGGCCAGGGCCTCCAACTCCTCGGCCGGGATGTCCCGCCGGAGGTTGTCTCCGATCTCAAGACCGGAATAGGGCGCGAGGAAGATGACCTTGGTGGCTCCAAGCGCCTTGGCGACTTCAACCGCGAGCATGTCGCTGTTGATCCGGAAAGTCTGGCCGTCGCGGCTGAAGCCGATCGGCTGGATGATCGGGATGACGTCGGACTTGATCAGGTGGGCGATGAAGTCCTGGTCGATACGGTCGACTTTGCCGCTGTGCTGTTGATCGACGCCCTTGACCACGCCGACGGGGACGGACCGGACGGCGTTGGTGATGCTGCATTTGAGGCCGGCCTGGGTCAGGCCCTCGAGGATCTTGTGGGAAACCCGTGAGGAGGCGCGGATGGCGAGGTCGAGGGTGTCGGCATCGGTCAGTCCTGAGCCGTCGACGTTGCTGATGGCGATCTTCCGGATGACGGAGAGTTCACGCAATTGATGGCCAATGCCATGGACGAGGACTACGCTGATGTGCAGGCTGCGAAGAACCGCGATATCGAGGAGCAGGTTGGGCAGGTTCTCGTCGGCGACGATGCTGCCATCCATGGCCACGATGAAGGTCTGACCCTGAAACCGGGGCACGTAGTTGAGGATTCCCCGAAGGTCGGTCGGCTTGATGATGGAAACGGGCGTGGGAGAACCTGGGCTCATGAGGGGCGGCCGTTTTGCGGCGGAGATGGGAGATGGTGGACGGGGGGATTGGCGGCTTTGCCGCTGGTGGACGGTCGACTGTGGACTGAGAACGGGAGACGGATGCTCCGGGGAGGGGAATTGAAGAAGATGACTGAGATCTGATGGCGGAGGGCGGAGGGCGGAGTGGAAGAAGAGGTCGGAGGTCTGAGATCAGAGGTCGGTGGACGGATTCTTCGAGGAAGAGGACGTCCGGCTAATCGGGGATACGCCGGGACAATGAGGTCGGAGGTTGAAGAAGAGGTCTGAGATCAGAGGTCTGAGGTCAGGCGTCGGAGAAGTTTTGGTCCGCTAATCTTCGCTAATCCTCGCGAATTTGGAAGAGTGGAATTTGGGGCGGGTTCTCCGGGTCCTGCCTGCCTTATTCCCAGGTCCACTCGTGGACGGCTTCTTCGGTGTAGAGGGCGACGGAAAGAGGTGCGGTGATGGGTGCGTCGCCCTGGGTAA carries:
- the argA gene encoding amino-acid N-acetyltransferase, with the protein product MSPGSPTPVSIIKPTDLRGILNYVPRFQGQTFIVAMDGSIVADENLPNLLLDIAVLRSLHISVVLVHGIGHQLRELSVIRKIAISNVDGSGLTDADTLDLAIRASSRVSHKILEGLTQAGLKCSITNAVRSVPVGVVKGVDQQHSGKVDRIDQDFIAHLIKSDVIPIIQPIGFSRDGQTFRINSDMLAVEVAKALGATKVIFLAPYSGLEIGDNLRRDIPAEELEALAAKHPEKLNPKQRSKIEYAVKAVSAGIPRVHVIDGRVHDSLLNELFSNEGVGTLIYANDYRQIRRATRRDVRAIHNLTKGAVLREELAYRTQQTIEKNIDNFYLLEIDGNLFACVSLTYYPEQPDTAEIGSLFVAPFYHGRGAGRKMVDYAIREAKAKGARNVIALSTQSFTFFSLICGFREADRDVLPASRQITFDKMKRNPKVLIKTV